The genomic interval TCTGTGACTAAAAATGTTATCAAATTGGACAAATAGTGAAACTAAAGAaataattgcatattttttcaaaaattgtTCAAATAATGATATAACCATGCTAACGTTCACTTGGTCTGAAGAGTTTAGTGTTAAGGATTTGCtatatttctgtatttatatacatataatgtgAAAGCTGTGTTCCTACAGCTGAGGAAATCTTAATGGTAAAAAGATGAAACAGCAGATCCAGTACATTTACTGGAAAATGCATTTTGGCAATTTACAGTAAAAGCCAAATGAACACCATATAGCTGGTGGGCAACTAGTCCTACACCAACTAGTTCACCGTTAGGGCAGAAGCAAACTCATCAATTCAAAACTGACTGACTTGTGTAGTCACCTTTTTAGTTTTTTGAAGAAACAAAGctaatatttaatatgcaaatatttgCTACAAGTCTTGTGTCTCAGCATtatgtacatatacatatactgtaCTTTACATATAGAACCAATTGCTGGTCTTGTCAGAACAAGAAGGCTCAAAGCATAAATCTACAGAATCAAGTTATTATCAGCAGGGagtatatatcattttaatggTCTGACAGGGAGTATAGATCATTTTAATGTTCAAACTTCTCTCTTCTCAGCCTCAGATTGGCTCATATTTTGGAGCTGAGGTGTGTGTGGTGGATTTGAACCATAACTCCAATACAGATCTACTTTTGGTATCGGCACCAACATACATGGAGTCTGACCGGGAGGGCATAGTGTTTGTTTACATCTTCATGCGTGAGGTGAGTGATATTTGAGTTTCAATTAacaataaatttttaaaaagagttCAAGTTAGagtgaaaatatatacatttgagTCTGTTTAACCCCATTTCTCCTCTCTCTGTTATATCTTCATAGgcaaatttaatgtttttggatACACTGGTGGGCATGGCAGGTCAGAGGGGTCGGTTTGGCTCTTCTCTGGCCAGTCCAGCAGATCTGAATGGTGATGGTTTCATGGATGTGCTGATTGGAGCTCCTTTAGAGGAGGATGGACAGGGCAGCATCTACATCTTCAATGGGGGAGATGGAGTTATCATTCCAAAATACTCACAGGTGAAAAAGATGTGGGTTGATGGCAGTTTAAAGGAATAGTGCaccattctgtcatcatttattcaacctCGAGTGTCTCCTTTCTTGCATTACTTTTCCTTGACTCACTTCATAGACtctaatattctaatatttttgttatctCTTTCATTCCCTCTTGAATGAAACAGAGGATTGTTGGGTCATCTGTGAGACCAGGTTTGCGGTTCTTTGGGATTTCATTGAGTCAGTCTTCTCTAGACCAGAGTCAAGACAACCTTCCTGACATTGCTGTTGGGTCCAAGGGAGCAGTTCTGCTTCTCAGGTCTGTTTTCTTCTATAAAGAaccaaaatatatacaaatacacaGTTTCAGCCATAATCATTCATATGTGTTATATGTGGATCATTCAGGTCCAGACCCATCATGCTCTTGGAAACCAAAATAACTTACAACCCAACCAAAATACCAACCGGTGACCAAACAGACTGTGCGAAGCCATTGCAAAACACCCTGACTGTGTGCTTCACCATGAGCAGATACAAACATGGCATAACAGGTTTATTCATAATATAATTACATAGTTATTGTGTTCTTACATCTCATATGTTCATATATTCTGCTCAAGGATTGTAGTATTCTGGTGTGTTCTTAAAATCCGGTATTGTTGCATTGCTAATATTTTTGGGCTTTTATGATCAAACACATTTTCTAGGTTTGGCTGCAAATATTAATTACACCATAACGCTGGATGCCAAGCGACAGAAATATCGAGCATACTTCCCACCCAAAAACCGGCTCCACAGTGATGTGATGAACATTGGGGTGCAGGAAGTATGCAAAAGTCATGCTTTCTTCATAGAGGTAAACaccaaatgtcatttttgtttcgcatttataaatagattttcagtgaatctgATGATTCTAGGCTATAATTTGGGACTAAAAGGGTAATTCCTGCTTCTTATACTTAAAACTCAGGCATTCAAACTTCATTAATTATCCTTTATTTCATACAGTTTTGTTATAAAGTAACTTTTATGTGCTTGCATTGTGTAGTTACAAATAATCTTCTGCTGAAATTccacataaaaacatttaaacacaacaaaaactattatAACTTGATTATTTACACAGCAGCAAGAAAATTAACAGGATGTCAAAGAGTATGTAACTTGATAGGATGAAAATAAAGAGCCAATGATCTATATATTGTCTAATTAACTGTGATAAAActacaaatgtttaatattatatacaatGATATTATATTCAGATTaatattatattcaacattttaagaaatatgATGGGGACATAACAAGAAACAAATGCAAAGCAAGAGTGACCCAAGTATAACCATAGAGTGTTTTGTTAATAACATCTCTTATTATTTCTCGTTTCCATAAGGCTTGTTCAGAAGATGCTCTCAACCCGTTGTCCAATCAGTTAAATTTCACATTTGAGGGTCTTCCATCAGCAAATATGCAAAATTTGAGACCAATACTGCTGCCAGAGATAAAGACCTCCACAGACCACAATGTAAGAGTTCATCTGTGTTAAGAGCAGAAGTTAGCAGAACTTCATCACATATGAACATTTCATGAATTTTTCTGTGCCCTCACTTTTTATAGCTAGATTTTGAGATAAACTGTGGAACTGATAATTTATGTGTTGACGACCTCAGAATGGATTTCAATTTCTCTGGGTGAGCAAACCATTTGCTCTGTTTCTGAACTGAAgtatgaaaagaaataaataattccaAATCATATTGATGCTTATGAAAGTATTTACGAATCTCTGTTTGGTTTCTGTGATCCAGGGCTACAAACATAGAGGTTGGGATAATGCAGGAGCTCAATGTGACAGTGTTTGTAGAGAACAGAGGAGAAAACTCATACAACACTCTCTTCACCCTCAAGTACCCCTTTGGACTTTCCTACAGGAGATTCACGTCTAAACAGGTAAACATAGGCACATATGCTGAAACTGATActagttaataataacaatgacaTTTCTAAAGCAAAATAGCTATAAAACACTGAAGATGCAATGAAGTTTTGAATAAGCCACATTAAAATTATGGAATGTTAgagtttatttaacaaatattttcaaaCCATGCAATGCGATGCAATGGAATGTTAGTTAGcatgttttatgtgtgtgtgtgtgtgtgtgtgtgtgttttttgaaatatataataaacattctGTATGAGCAGGGCAGAGTGGAGTGTGTGTCTCTGGATGCTGAGCGAGGAGTTACACTGGGAGAAACCTCTTGCCAAATCAGTAAACCCATCCTCAAGGAAAACGCTCAGGTCAATAATCACACCGCTGACATGAACATTTGCTTATGTGGAGGAATGCATGTtaatggttaaactgataatcattattttgctcaaaaattattaatcacaattgttcttgtttgagacatttctttttacatttcatgAGAATTACTCCACTTTCACGTAAACACAAATCAAGAGAACATCAAGTCATAGACAGGGTTTATTTTATAGTCAAGATTCATGTTTAGATTTATTACAATTAGTCTCAGAGAAGGTTTGCTCACTGATTTAGTCACAGATGGGCAGTACAAAcacttcatttattcatttgagcAGAATATCACAATGGAGATCACTGAACTCCAACATACACGTCTGCCTGTATTTTCAGATCAGCGCATCAAGTTGGGAAGATTAAGTAAAATGCTTGTTggataatttattaatttaagagGAAAGCTCTGATTTGGGTATTTAAACTCTTAACATCTGGCAACCCCAAGCATGAAAGCTCAGAGAGGCTTGCTACTGATACAAGAACATGGAAATAAAAAACCTTTTCAGGAAAAATAACCAGCGGGCCAAAATTGCAACGAGTATGTTTAATTGATCTAGAAAAGCAGGAATCATGATCACGATTAAAATACTATTAATTGTCCAGCTCTACTCATTTGCATATACACGCTCATTTAATGACTTGATTACTTTTAAACTCAAAGCAGTTAAAGAATTAGTTAAcatcatcctaggtgtatatgactttcttctttatgATGACAAAATcggaaaaatattaataaatatcctgatgcagccgagctttataatggcagtaagcattactaaacgagtatgagctgaagaaagtgtctctgtccacatccatccatcatgggGGGGGgatgggttaataaaggccttctgaagcgaagcgatgtgtttgtgtaagaaaaatgtccatatttaacaagttatgaagtaaaatatctagcttccgccagaccgccttccgtattccagttacgaagaaagtgtaaactggcgtcgccaGGGCCATTTCTAGCCTTTCTGGCACCCTAGGCGAGATTCCTATTgcctattaaatattaaaaattcctattaaagaaatgcatttatttgatgtttttaagttgtttcttgATATGCACTGAATTCATGtaaaactcatttttatttatttttttgtttttctgttgaaACTATGTTTCAACAGAAAAATAGTTTGCTGGTTGTCAAACTTGTCATAGTTATGACACTATCACTTGGTCAATTTACACTAAACAGCCATCTCtgataatgattttttattcAACTTTACTATGCTATAAGATTCTGCTGCTGAAATGAGCATGACGTGGTAAATCCGTCCCGTGCTAATATGCAGTGTCATGTTTTGCTCGTGATGATGGAGCGACTAGCTTGTAGTAGAACAGAACAATTAACCAATTAGTAACATACCTGTATatttcactttctttttctcatcctcttttttctttttacaataCTGAGCCCCTGATGGGTTTGACCTTTTCATGATGATGAAACTAAAACACTTATTCCAGGTAAGCACGGATGACGACGTTCCCTGCCGCCTTCTACATCTCATTTCTCTTTTCTCTTCCTAACAGCAGTGGCCACTATCACCAGGAGACTTGTCACTCAAATAATCGCAAGTAATCATAATGCCTCGAAATAGCAAATGTacgaaataataataatagtaataataataataataataaaatatatataagtaaaaaaaaaatctcttggcGGGGCAGGGGCTCTCACTGGCGCCCCCCAGCTGTTTGCGCCCTAGGCGACCGCCTAGTTTGCCTATGCCTAGAAACGCCGCtgggcgtcgcgtcagttacactttttccgtaagttgaataggttgaatagggaaggcgtaggatgtagcgtaagctttttgaactgtgagaggcgttacactttcttcgtaagttgaatacggaaggcgttctggcgaaagctagatattttacttcataacttgtttcataacttgattttttttttttttacacaaatgcatcgcttcgcttcagaaggcctttattaaccccctggagccatgtgaaatatgtttatgatggatggatgtggattgagacactttcttcagctcttactcgtttggtaacacttactactattataaagcttggatgcgtcaggatatttattaatatttctcagattgtgttcatcataaagaagaaagtcatatacacctaggatggcttgatggtgagtaaagcttggggtaattttcatttgaaagtgaactaatcctttaacaaacaCTTTTATCCAGAGCAACTTTCATGGGTGTGTGACTGTTCAACATGTTCTGTTGTCATATGAATTACAACAACTTTAATTAGTCCAAAATATAGTCTTATTCTGGCTTTTTTCATTCAAATTCTAGGTTGTGTTTGAGATTACATACAGTATTAATAAAGAAAGTACACCGGGCCAAAATGTGACGTTTACTGCTGAGGTCACAAGGTATGACATCATCTTTGTGTGCTAGAAGTTGTTTGAGTGAACTCAAAGTGTGAAACAGCCTTTGACCATGAGCTCTAGGAGGACTCTCACATGATCATTTTATCAGAAATGGATAAATCATACTAATAATCAAAACCTCCATCTCTCACAGTGGAAATGACAAACACTCAATCGACAGTgaatttaaaaaacagaaaaccatCGATGTCAAATATGCCATCTATATTGCCTTGATAAGGTTAGTGCTCTGCTCCATGTTtctgtataaaaataataccacatttttatttatcctATACTGCAAtattgtctttttctttctttattttaaataaaaggcaTGAAAATTCCACCATCCACATTAATTTTACTTCAGGGAAAAGGGATCTTATGAAACCCGTCCAGCAGATAATAAaggtattattaatttttttattgtatcttatctttattttgataaaagaagaaaatactgtacataaCTCTTCCTTactttctttttcctctttcaGGTTCAGAATGACCTCAGAGAATTAACTTTCAAAGTGTTCATCAGAGTACCAGTGAAACTTGGTGATACTGACATCTGGACTAATTCAAATTTGCAAGTGTGTGAATTTATTTCTTATCTCATAAGCCATACAGGtatattgattattttaaataaataattttggtaTGATGTAGGGAATAAAAATGGCATCCCATCCTTCACCCATAGTTGTTCTGAAACTTGTTTGAAAATGTCACCAAGGGAAACTTATACTTATGTTTAAAACCAGTAGTTCTGAACCAGGGGGCCAGGGGCCAATAGTGGGCTTCAGCAAACTTACAAGTAGGCCTCAGGATGatgtaaaagtatttaaattaataaattattattataatattaacataatCTAACTTTAATTAAATCAAGATGTaatttgaaaatcatatttctttgtattttcCCTCAATAATCATTGTTTTTACTGAAGAACAAATACAGATTATAACTTCTGGAATCACAAAATTAATTGTGGTTAAATTCTAtactttaaattaataatgttaattaattcagtatatcattaaaaaaagattgtgAACAAACATCTTTATCATAATCACAGCATTGAGTATGAGAACTATCTTAGCAAAAATAAAGGGGTTGGACAACAGGGGCCTACAAGTTAAAGAGTTTGAGAACTACTGTTTTAAACTGTAGCGTCCTTTAATTTCTTCCCAGTGGCATCAGCTCGTCACATTTGCTGACAGAAAGtgagattttctttctttctttctgaagaTTTCTGGCTGTAAAAGTGAGAAAATGGAGAAGCCTGTTACCACCAATTTTACATTGTTGGATGTTATTAAAAATCATCATATCGTGGTGAGGacactttttaaatttagttttgttttaccTCATTAGTTTTCCACAATTTATTAATAGTATGTTAAACATACATCAATGaaactctgtctctctctctctctctatatgtatgcgtgtgtgtgtgtgtgtgtgtgtgtgtgtcagaactGCTCTGTGGCGGTGTGTGCCGTGTTCAGCTGTGACGTCACTCTCATAAAGAATGAAAGGAAACTCTATAATATATCTGGCAATGTGAGCTCTGGATGGATAGAGCAGGTATCTAACTTTTAAAGCAAATTCATATCACAGAACATATGAAGAGTTTagttccaaaacgctataaatccattttgattaatttgagtaaaaatgtgtgttctataccaagaaagtggcaagatgaaaactaAATTtgcaaaatgcaattaatccatcaatataaaagttatttttcatattaaaaatacacaacaaagtaaggcGATTCAcatcacatatatgacagcctctgaactttgtcaatactaatcttatatacaggcatttgactaaaaatacattcagtcgtcgctcccaaaatgaattcaacaagtcatcttgttaatgttataaatgaattatgtctctgtttgtcattaccgattaaagagtatctaaCACATTTGCCaagtacattggtattaaaaacggcttttaaaaactgttcatgattgAGTTTTGGGCACCGTGaaagaagtttgatgctgtagtgtaacaagcaacagccggcatttttcctcctcctgactcgagtgcctcatcttcttaatctcctcacgtaaatgattacatttcgatgacttgcgtttcttccccaccgcagaaacaaccacaggttcatcaatgccgacaaaattattaatttttctgtttttgttgatcacaaagtacaaagtagataaggaaaactaggatgccgggtgtattcagagcgccgccattactgtttacagtgtgtggaatggtgcgctgtgattggctgagcgGATATATCAcattctgcagagaagggagactggcgtttatcgcgttttggaaagaaagggagaaaacatgacagaataacacgacgGATATCGCATTGTGATAa from Ctenopharyngodon idella isolate HZGC_01 chromosome 12, HZGC01, whole genome shotgun sequence carries:
- the LOC127523705 gene encoding integrin alpha-X-like → MDHNFCIRLCIFCVSQSVMAFNIEPVTWKTFTASSQSQNVAFGYKVIQKDTSLIVSDPLIQISQDKRGLIYNCAVTQGTCSSLKIDVPSEAVNMSLGLSMVQDQQSSKLAICGPTIPKKCVSVTTYNGMCFIGENSVFKPPIPSSLRDCPGQIDIAFLLDGSGSVQSWNFITMKTFVTNVIKRFTERDAQFAIAQYSSGCVIHYSFNQLKTQDSTWESKVTNIPYQNGGSTYTATAILKLVRELFTTYGGARPSANKILLVITDGQSHDRSILTQASSEANAKSITRFAIGVGSAFESFSAKQELNDIATDPDTDHVFKVTDFNALNNILQKLEENIIAIEGTQTSGDSSRMEFAQDGFSTAFTSYGSVLMSAVGAFQWKGGYQEYLPDYSFQTGTEHESYLGYSLATATTSKTSFAILGAPRYKHKGQVFVSQLRTNQFKQLLDSPKPQIGSYFGAEVCVVDLNHNSNTDLLLVSAPTYMESDREGIVFVYIFMREANLMFLDTLVGMAGQRGRFGSSLASPADLNGDGFMDVLIGAPLEEDGQGSIYIFNGGDGVIIPKYSQRIVGSSVRPGLRFFGISLSQSSLDQSQDNLPDIAVGSKGAVLLLRSRPIMLLETKITYNPTKIPTGDQTDCAKPLQNTLTVCFTMSRYKHGITGLAANINYTITLDAKRQKYRAYFPPKNRLHSDVMNIGVQEVCKSHAFFIEACSEDALNPLSNQLNFTFEGLPSANMQNLRPILLPEIKTSTDHNLDFEINCGTDNLCVDDLRMDFNFSGATNIEVGIMQELNVTVFVENRGENSYNTLFTLKYPFGLSYRRFTSKQGRVECVSLDAERGVTLGETSCQISKPILKENAQVVFEITYSINKESTPGQNVTFTAEVTSGNDKHSIDSEFKKQKTIDVKYAIYIALIRHENSTIHINFTSGKRDLMKPVQQIIKVQNDLRELTFKVFIRVPVKLGDTDIWTNSNLQISGCKSEKMEKPVTTNFTLLDVIKNHHIVNCSVAVCAVFSCDVTLIKNERKLYNISGNVSSGWIEQTGLRAAVFELVSSTSLDYDKSKYIFFSSDPQRTAPSLQINTQVEVYEEANLTKEIIGGVIGGLLLLALLTAALYKAGFFKSQYKQMLQEAQGDAGGEPNMTQ